In a genomic window of Thermosynechococcus sp. CL-1:
- a CDS encoding DNA methyltransferase, with amino-acid sequence MVHSKERAPRNRTITLTEQEQAKYRQRLLRLSHPVSLSEIINRTIHQDIFEVIKFLPSQFVDLLFIDPPYNLNKVFNSISFKKKSLEDYINWLESCLSSLEKILKPTASIYICSDWESSTAVFEVIKDRFQIRNRITWEREKGRGASKNWKNASEDIWFCTVSNEYTFNVEAVKLKRKVIAPYRVNGHPKDWEPTEEGNYRLTHPSNLWTDLTVPFWSMPENTDHPTQKPEKLLAKVILASSNPDDIIFDPFLGSGTTSVVAKKLGRRFLGVELDETYACLAEKRLEMAEVDASIQGYADGVFWERNTLSEQGRFTQKQYQCEKLFHQPELFSLGET; translated from the coding sequence ATGGTTCACAGCAAAGAACGCGCCCCCAGAAATAGAACAATTACGTTGACCGAGCAAGAACAAGCGAAGTATCGGCAGCGACTCCTACGGTTGAGTCATCCTGTGAGCCTATCAGAAATCATTAACCGCACCATCCATCAAGATATCTTTGAGGTCATCAAGTTTCTCCCAAGTCAATTTGTTGATTTGCTGTTTATTGATCCACCTTACAACCTGAATAAAGTATTTAACTCAATTAGCTTCAAGAAAAAAAGTTTAGAGGATTACATCAACTGGCTAGAGTCTTGCTTGTCGAGTCTTGAAAAAATTCTAAAACCAACTGCATCTATTTACATTTGCTCTGATTGGGAATCCTCAACTGCTGTATTTGAAGTCATTAAAGACCGTTTTCAAATCCGCAACCGAATTACATGGGAGCGCGAGAAAGGACGAGGAGCAAGCAAGAATTGGAAAAATGCCTCTGAGGATATATGGTTCTGCACTGTTTCTAATGAGTACACCTTTAATGTTGAGGCTGTTAAGCTCAAGCGTAAAGTCATCGCTCCCTATAGAGTCAATGGACATCCCAAAGATTGGGAACCTACCGAAGAAGGTAATTACCGCCTAACGCATCCTTCTAACCTGTGGACAGACTTAACTGTGCCCTTTTGGTCAATGCCAGAAAATACAGATCATCCCACCCAAAAGCCCGAGAAACTACTGGCTAAGGTCATTTTAGCTAGCTCCAATCCAGATGACATTATTTTTGATCCGTTCCTCGGCTCGGGAACAACCTCTGTCGTTGCCAAGAAGCTCGGTAGACGTTTTTTGGGGGTTGAACTGGATGAGACTTATGCTTGCCTAGCGGAGAAACGCCTTGAAATGGCTGAAGTAGATGCTTCGATTCAGGGCTATGCTGATGGCGTGTTTTGGGAAAGAAACACATTAAGTGAGCAAGGACGTTTTACGCAAAAGCAGTATCAGTGCGAAAAACTATTTCACCAACCAGAGCTTTTTTCCCTAGGAGAAACATAA